Proteins from a single region of Apium graveolens cultivar Ventura chromosome 7, ASM990537v1, whole genome shotgun sequence:
- the LOC141673302 gene encoding uncharacterized protein LOC141673302: protein MAQSSKHKQGQIGLSFPMLTKTNYTAWAMKIRVFMQAHSRRETIDPRDPKAAVEDKIDKRALAMIYQSIPEELPLTLVERKTAKNAWEATKTVSLGATKVKQAKAQTLKSEFESINMKDTDQLDDFCMKLNGLVARIRALGKTIGEEYVLKKMLRAVPAKFLKIASAIEQFGNIETMSVEEVIGSLKAHEE from the coding sequence ATGGCTCAGTCGAGCAAGCACAAGCAAGGGCAGATTGGGTTGAGTTTTCCCATGCTAACAAAGACAAATTATACTGCTTGGGCAATGAAGATACGAGTATTCATGCAAGCACATAGCCGGAGGGAAACAATCGATCCTAGGGATCCAAAGGCTGCTGTGGAAGACAAGATCGACAAGCGAGCTTTGGCTATGATCTATCAGAGTATTCCAGAAGAATTGCCGCTGACGCTTGTAGAACGAAAAACCGCAAAGAATGCCTGGGAGGCAACAAAAACGGTGTCACTAGGGGCTACAAAGGTCAAACAAGCAAAGGCTCAAACACTTAAATCTGAATTTGAATCTATAAATATGAAGGACACAGATCAACTAGATGATTTTTGCATGAAATTAAATGGCCTGGTTGCGAGAATCAGGGCACTTGGAAAGACTATTGGAGAAGAATACGTTCTGAAAAAAATGCTAAGGGCGGTGCCTGCAAAATTTCTGAAAATAGCGTCAGCTATCGAACAATTTGGAAACATTGAAACTATGTCAGTTGAAGAAGTAATAGGCTCGCTAAAAGCTCATGAGGAATGA